In Fodinibius saliphilus, a genomic segment contains:
- the fbp gene encoding class 1 fructose-bisphosphatase produces the protein MVDRKFNRVITLEEYIIQSQNKFPGATGELSQLVRDIGLAAKIISREVNKAGITNILGEEGSTNVHGESVKKLDLFADKQLISALNRSEITCMVISEENDGIVELDNEGGKYIVYLDPLDGSSNIDVNVSIGSIFSIYMREDTSTNVLTEDDALQPGIKQVAAGYVLYGSSTLMAYTTGLGVSVFTLDPSIGEFILSDDDVKIPDHGTIYSVNEGSYHSWEEGLKKYVKYCQVEDPETDRPYKARYIGSMVADVHRTLITGGIFIYPNSSQYPNGKLRLMYECNPLSFVIEQAGGMAIDCNGRILEIKPEAIHQRTPIFIGSKENVLKVKEFLDKYKDKGVEV, from the coding sequence ATGGTAGATCGCAAATTTAACCGGGTTATAACGCTAGAAGAGTATATTATTCAGTCCCAAAATAAATTCCCCGGGGCCACAGGAGAGCTATCGCAGCTCGTCAGAGATATAGGGTTAGCTGCAAAAATTATATCGAGAGAGGTTAATAAAGCAGGCATAACTAATATCCTGGGCGAAGAGGGATCAACAAATGTACACGGTGAGTCGGTTAAAAAACTGGACCTCTTTGCTGATAAGCAACTTATTTCTGCCCTGAATCGCTCAGAAATTACCTGTATGGTGATATCGGAGGAGAATGACGGTATTGTCGAGCTCGACAATGAAGGGGGCAAATATATTGTGTATTTGGATCCTCTTGATGGTTCATCCAACATCGATGTTAATGTGTCTATTGGTAGTATTTTTTCAATTTATATGCGCGAAGATACCAGTACGAATGTGCTAACCGAGGATGATGCTTTACAACCGGGAATAAAGCAGGTTGCTGCCGGTTATGTTCTGTATGGCTCTAGCACTTTGATGGCATATACAACAGGGTTAGGTGTTTCGGTCTTTACATTGGACCCCAGTATTGGAGAGTTTATCCTTTCCGACGATGATGTTAAAATTCCAGATCACGGAACGATATACAGCGTTAATGAAGGGAGCTACCATTCGTGGGAAGAAGGGCTTAAAAAGTATGTGAAATATTGCCAGGTGGAAGATCCGGAAACCGACCGCCCATATAAAGCACGGTATATTGGGTCCATGGTGGCAGATGTACACCGAACGTTGATAACAGGGGGAATCTTTATCTATCCCAACAGTAGTCAGTACCCCAATGGTAAATTACGACTGATGTATGAGTGTAATCCGCTTAGTTTTGTTATTGAACAGGCCGGCGGTATGGCTATTGATTGTAATGGACGTATTCTGGAGATTAAGCCTGAAGCTATTCACCAACGCACACCGATTTTTATTGGCTCAAAGGAAAATGTACTAAAAGTGAAAGAATTTTTAGATAAGTATAAAGATAAGGGAGTAGAGGTATAA
- the coaE gene encoding dephospho-CoA kinase (Dephospho-CoA kinase (CoaE) performs the final step in coenzyme A biosynthesis.), whose amino-acid sequence MVTVGITGGIGSGKSTVCEIWAEKGAYIVNADDLAKELMVSDPEIKEDLLETFGEEAYIADGSLNRQYLANEAFEKGRVEELNAIVHPKIPAAARQKMAEAQKKGYAIFVYEAALLLENLEPGALDYIVLVLANKEQRLQRVQIRDQSSAEDIRQRMNKQRNFEDSTDVADIIIRNNGTLKELKKKAEIVYEKFLPLGGKNGKKSQDE is encoded by the coding sequence ATGGTTACTGTAGGTATTACCGGGGGCATCGGTAGTGGCAAATCGACGGTGTGTGAAATATGGGCAGAGAAAGGAGCATATATTGTGAATGCCGATGATTTAGCTAAGGAGTTGATGGTGAGTGATCCCGAGATCAAAGAGGATCTACTGGAAACATTCGGGGAAGAGGCATATATAGCCGATGGCAGCTTGAATCGCCAATATCTTGCTAATGAGGCTTTTGAAAAAGGAAGGGTGGAGGAACTTAATGCTATTGTTCATCCCAAAATACCTGCAGCGGCGCGCCAGAAAATGGCAGAGGCCCAAAAAAAAGGATACGCAATTTTTGTGTATGAAGCCGCCCTCTTATTAGAAAACCTGGAACCGGGTGCGCTCGATTATATCGTATTGGTTTTGGCCAATAAAGAGCAACGACTGCAACGGGTACAGATCAGAGATCAGAGTTCGGCAGAAGATATTAGGCAGAGAATGAATAAACAGCGAAATTTTGAAGATTCTACAGATGTAGCCGATATTATAATTCGGAACAATGGGACGCTGAAAGAACTCAAAAAGAAAGCTGAAATTGTGTATGAAAAATTTTTACCTTTGGGTGGGAAAAATGGAAAAAAATCCCAAGATGAATGA
- the prfB gene encoding peptide chain release factor 2 (programmed frameshift), with the protein MNTDHLNELFERVDALRGYLDYEQRRVKIIELQEQTQDPNFWDDPDEARKIMKKIDHEKEMVARWDYLDELRDSIRVYREFLEEGEDVQEDLEKEVKQLEKELDALELQNMLRGEDDHRDALLTFNPGAGGTESQDWAEMLYRMYTRWAKDQGYEVSVIEYQQGDVAGLKSATIQVEGEFAYGFLKAESGVHRLVRISPFDSNSRRHTSFCSVFVSPIVDDTIEIDIDPSNVELQRFRASGAGGQHVNKTETAVRLVWEGELSDGTKEQVVAECQQERSQKQNRDKAWVLLRSKVYELEKQIKEREKQKLEDSKSKIEWGSQIRSYVFHPYNMVKDHRTDHETSNVEAVMDGELDEFINAYLLSISSSSKTE; encoded by the exons ATCAATACAGACCATCTTAATGAGTTATTCGAGCGTGTTGATGCGCTCAGGGGGTATCTT GACTATGAGCAACGCAGAGTAAAAATTATTGAGCTTCAAGAGCAGACGCAGGATCCCAACTTTTGGGATGATCCAGATGAAGCACGTAAAATCATGAAGAAGATCGACCATGAAAAAGAGATGGTTGCTCGATGGGATTACCTGGATGAGCTTCGTGACAGTATTCGGGTATACCGAGAATTTTTAGAAGAGGGCGAAGATGTACAGGAAGACCTTGAGAAAGAAGTAAAACAGCTTGAAAAAGAGTTGGATGCCTTGGAGCTTCAGAATATGTTGCGCGGCGAAGATGATCATCGCGATGCTTTGCTGACCTTCAACCCGGGAGCTGGTGGAACCGAAAGCCAGGATTGGGCCGAAATGCTATATCGCATGTATACGCGTTGGGCTAAAGATCAGGGTTATGAAGTTTCTGTAATTGAATACCAGCAGGGAGATGTTGCAGGTCTCAAGAGTGCTACAATTCAGGTTGAAGGAGAGTTCGCATATGGATTTCTAAAAGCCGAAAGTGGCGTGCACCGATTGGTTCGAATTTCTCCCTTCGACAGCAACTCTCGTCGGCACACCTCTTTCTGTTCGGTTTTTGTGTCTCCTATTGTAGATGATACTATCGAAATAGATATCGATCCGAGCAATGTAGAGCTTCAGCGTTTCCGTGCCAGTGGTGCAGGGGGGCAGCATGTCAACAAGACCGAAACGGCTGTGCGCTTGGTTTGGGAAGGAGAACTTTCTGACGGTACCAAAGAGCAAGTAGTGGCCGAATGCCAGCAAGAGCGTTCGCAGAAACAAAATCGTGATAAGGCGTGGGTTTTGCTGCGTTCCAAGGTATATGAGCTCGAAAAACAGATAAAAGAGCGTGAAAAGCAGAAGCTTGAGGATTCCAAAAGTAAAATTGAATGGGGTTCACAAATTCGTTCCTATGTATTCCATCCCTATAATATGGTAAAAGACCATCGTACGGATCATGAAACCTCAAATGTAGAAGCGGTAATGGATGGAGAACTGGATGAGTTTATCAACGCCTACTTGCTTTCTATATCATCATCTTCAAAAACAGAATAA
- a CDS encoding DUF3419 family protein, which yields MQNRLFESVISSNLIYNTCWEDPRIDRKLLDITPDSRIVMLTSAGCNALDYLLDAPEEIHCVDINPAQNALLELKKALFNYNSHPLLWEFFGNGAKKGAELKYHQHLRQLLPQVAREYWDRNINYFIPTSALPSFYFRGTSGNVARLIHNRIQRKGLYPKVLEMLNAESLEEQAYYFEDIEPQLWSAFSKWLVRRNATMTMLGVPTTQRDMIEREYQGGILDFIRQSLHNIFTGLPLHDNYFWRVYLTGSYSTDCCPNYLHEYNFSDLRNRINNIETHTTSFSHFLDTQPGSFSHFILLDHQDWMGEAKPELLAKEWKSILRKAQSGAKILFRSAAPSLDFIPDFVTDRIQFHPEQTTPLHAKDRVGTYESTHLGIVK from the coding sequence TTGCAAAATCGACTTTTCGAGTCGGTCATCTCCAGCAATCTCATATATAACACATGCTGGGAAGATCCGCGCATTGATCGCAAACTGCTGGATATTACCCCCGACAGCCGCATTGTAATGCTTACCAGTGCGGGCTGCAATGCTTTAGACTACCTGCTTGATGCTCCTGAAGAGATTCACTGCGTGGATATTAATCCTGCTCAAAATGCTTTACTAGAACTTAAAAAAGCTCTTTTCAATTATAACAGCCATCCATTACTCTGGGAGTTTTTTGGTAACGGTGCAAAAAAGGGAGCCGAACTAAAATACCACCAACATCTTCGGCAACTATTACCACAAGTTGCCCGGGAGTATTGGGATAGAAATATCAATTACTTTATTCCAACCTCTGCCCTTCCCAGCTTTTACTTCAGGGGTACTTCTGGCAATGTAGCCCGCTTGATACACAATCGTATTCAACGCAAGGGCTTGTACCCAAAAGTACTAGAGATGCTCAATGCTGAAAGCCTGGAAGAACAAGCTTACTATTTTGAAGATATTGAACCTCAACTTTGGTCGGCTTTTTCCAAATGGTTGGTCCGCCGTAACGCTACAATGACGATGCTGGGGGTACCAACGACCCAGCGAGATATGATTGAACGAGAATACCAAGGCGGTATACTCGACTTTATTCGCCAGTCTCTTCACAATATTTTTACTGGCCTGCCCCTGCACGATAACTATTTTTGGCGAGTTTATCTTACTGGTTCTTATAGTACGGACTGTTGTCCGAACTACCTACACGAGTACAATTTTAGTGACTTGCGAAATCGCATAAATAATATTGAGACACACACTACTTCCTTTTCTCATTTTTTAGATACCCAACCCGGTTCTTTTTCTCACTTTATCCTTCTTGACCATCAAGACTGGATGGGGGAAGCTAAACCTGAGCTCTTGGCTAAAGAATGGAAAAGCATTCTCAGAAAAGCCCAAAGTGGTGCAAAAATACTGTTTCGCTCAGCAGCTCCTTCATTAGATTTTATACCTGATTTTGTTACGGACCGCATACAGTTCCATCCGGAACAGACCACCCCTTTGCATGCCAAAGACAGGGTGGGCACTTATGAATCTACACATTTGGGGATTGTAAAATAA
- a CDS encoding class I SAM-dependent methyltransferase — protein sequence MEIQRTYTDHSHDSNVENYYRFHSYIYDVTRWSFLFGRDQLLDMIPTLPSQPRILEVGCGTGKNLDRLQYHFPDAQLVGIDLSPSMLKIARDKLGDNQQVELLQAKYGSDALALEPFDLILFSYSLSMFGSGIEYVMTQMSADLNKRGYIAVVDFDTSPYRWFRKWMGVNHVDLDGHILPLLNNYYRPIKTQRNDAYLGLWSYFKFIGQYI from the coding sequence ATGGAAATACAACGTACCTATACCGATCATTCTCATGATAGCAATGTTGAAAATTACTATCGCTTTCATTCATATATCTACGATGTTACGCGCTGGAGTTTTCTGTTTGGTCGCGACCAGCTACTTGATATGATCCCAACACTACCTTCGCAGCCTCGTATCCTGGAAGTAGGCTGCGGTACCGGCAAAAACCTGGATCGATTGCAATACCATTTCCCCGATGCACAGCTCGTAGGCATCGACCTTTCCCCTTCAATGCTTAAAATAGCTAGAGATAAACTAGGTGACAACCAACAAGTAGAATTACTACAAGCAAAATACGGCTCAGACGCCCTGGCCCTAGAACCTTTTGACCTCATACTCTTTTCTTATTCTCTTAGCATGTTTGGTAGTGGTATTGAATATGTTATGACACAGATGTCGGCAGATCTCAATAAACGAGGATATATTGCCGTTGTTGACTTTGACACCTCACCTTATAGGTGGTTTCGAAAATGGATGGGAGTGAATCACGTTGACCTAGACGGTCATATCCTACCCCTTCTCAATAATTATTATCGCCCTATCAAAACACAAAGAAACGACGCCTACCTGGGCCTATGGTCCTATTTTAAATTTATAGGTCAATATATTTGA
- a CDS encoding tetratricopeptide repeat protein yields MEQIKQKISEIKNELQESPQDAQLLNELGVGHHMLGQYQEAAEAYQQSLAQDPDNFKVHFNLANTFFEQQNIEKAVNHYLNALDIQPDYVPALNNLADVYELAEDKERALELFEYITKIKPKDPMGYFNLGNFHLRCNNTAEAGRCYKLAIEQDPEFYEAYNNIGFILKHLQEYEEAISYFEQCLEIEPNYEPAQRDLTACKEALADA; encoded by the coding sequence ATGGAACAGATCAAACAAAAGATTTCAGAGATAAAAAATGAACTGCAAGAATCCCCGCAAGATGCCCAGCTTTTAAATGAACTGGGAGTAGGACACCATATGCTGGGTCAATATCAGGAAGCCGCTGAAGCTTATCAGCAATCCCTGGCTCAAGATCCCGACAATTTCAAGGTTCATTTCAATCTTGCCAACACCTTTTTTGAGCAACAGAACATTGAAAAGGCGGTTAATCATTATCTTAATGCATTAGACATCCAACCCGACTATGTACCCGCCCTAAATAACCTGGCAGATGTATATGAGCTGGCCGAAGATAAAGAACGGGCGCTGGAGCTTTTTGAATATATTACTAAGATTAAACCCAAAGATCCTATGGGGTACTTTAATCTCGGTAATTTCCATCTCCGGTGTAATAATACGGCCGAAGCAGGACGCTGTTATAAGTTGGCTATTGAGCAAGACCCGGAGTTTTACGAAGCCTATAATAATATCGGGTTTATCCTGAAGCATCTACAGGAGTATGAGGAAGCGATCTCATACTTTGAACAATGCCTTGAAATAGAACCCAACTATGAACCGGCCCAACGAGATTTAACTGCCTGTAAAGAGGCACTAGCTGATGCTTAG
- a CDS encoding VOC family protein: MRRVIGIGGIFFKAENPAALASWYEEHLGVPIDKSFGGYSFNWNNQNQRPMNGYTLWSPFKEDTEYMKPSSKNFMFNFIVDDLEELLQVLEEEGINQLNSMQDTEFGKFAWIMDPENNKIELWEPAEE, translated from the coding sequence ATGAGAAGAGTAATCGGAATAGGAGGTATCTTTTTTAAAGCAGAAAACCCGGCCGCACTCGCCAGCTGGTACGAGGAACATCTGGGTGTTCCCATTGACAAAAGTTTTGGTGGATACTCCTTCAATTGGAATAATCAAAACCAACGCCCAATGAATGGCTACACCCTCTGGAGTCCCTTTAAAGAAGATACTGAGTACATGAAACCGAGTTCTAAAAACTTCATGTTCAACTTTATTGTTGATGATCTCGAAGAACTACTCCAGGTATTGGAAGAAGAAGGCATTAACCAACTAAATAGTATGCAGGATACCGAATTCGGAAAATTTGCCTGGATTATGGATCCCGAGAATAATAAAATTGAACTTTGGGAACCGGCAGAAGAATAA
- a CDS encoding alpha/beta hydrolase family protein — MNFGNRQKNNRFKKVIVTKKDITIQAEDGFPLAATLFVPQDDTITQVVVIGSALGVPRYIYFKLARFFAQNGCTALTFDYRGIHQSQNENVSGSSIKMADWGALDIDAVLAWANNEWQPQKITYFGHSCGGQVLGLAQNAHNIDKAIFVASQSGYWKLWEFPYRWGVCFIWYSLPLLTPWFDKFPARALGISSVNIPSGVARQWAEWGRSTNYLWDNINQEALDRYNKLSFPLLSVGFTDDHFFGPPESVQKLLNYYPQTESKVQIIAPSEINKKKVGHFGFLKDDFAHPLWNNWAQWLLT, encoded by the coding sequence TTGAACTTTGGGAACCGGCAGAAGAATAACAGATTCAAAAAAGTTATCGTAACTAAAAAAGATATAACCATACAGGCAGAAGACGGTTTCCCGCTGGCAGCAACCCTGTTTGTACCACAAGATGATACTATTACACAGGTTGTGGTTATCGGATCGGCCCTCGGCGTTCCCCGATATATCTATTTTAAACTGGCCCGTTTCTTTGCTCAAAACGGATGTACTGCCCTTACTTTCGATTACCGGGGCATTCATCAATCACAAAACGAAAACGTCTCAGGTTCATCTATTAAAATGGCCGACTGGGGCGCCCTAGATATTGATGCTGTACTAGCTTGGGCCAACAATGAATGGCAGCCACAAAAAATAACCTATTTCGGGCACAGTTGTGGCGGACAAGTGCTAGGGCTTGCACAAAATGCTCACAACATTGACAAAGCAATTTTTGTAGCCAGTCAATCCGGTTATTGGAAACTGTGGGAATTCCCTTACCGTTGGGGCGTATGCTTCATATGGTACAGCTTACCCTTACTCACTCCTTGGTTCGATAAATTTCCAGCCCGAGCTTTGGGTATCTCCTCTGTTAACATACCAAGCGGAGTTGCCCGACAATGGGCTGAATGGGGAAGATCAACAAATTACCTCTGGGATAACATAAACCAGGAAGCCCTCGACCGCTACAACAAACTTTCTTTTCCACTGCTCTCAGTGGGCTTTACCGATGATCACTTCTTTGGTCCCCCAGAATCAGTACAAAAGTTGCTGAACTACTATCCCCAAACAGAATCAAAAGTTCAAATCATCGCTCCCTCCGAAATCAACAAAAAAAAGGTTGGGCATTTCGGCTTTTTAAAAGATGACTTTGCCCATCCACTTTGGAATAACTGGGCCCAATGGCTACTTACATAG